In the genome of Triticum urartu cultivar G1812 chromosome 5, Tu2.1, whole genome shotgun sequence, one region contains:
- the LOC125506082 gene encoding uncharacterized protein LOC125506082: MLKDIAKFPEVDVIVKSAKTICRFLHKHNNLHDNMKKNIGGELIRPNATRFGTVFMFLESYHLKKDKFREWMVSQDWKECQWSYEPGYVFSEECLSSNVWWNALEWVLGSLRPLYKAMRYADTQKQCTLSGFKKSMMLAIQRMEAHLGPTSRLYLSFMRKVCKRIDAMEEDTFMVAAAVLDPYTHYSLNRCNHTNYATALTDAIAKILDPKSALSAIDEVSKFRECQGRFGTRLAQEAAARMEPTQWWFQFGGDVPALQKCAMRICSQCVSSSGCERNRSAFALVHTKPRNRLLYDKLHKLVSVRYNLKIRAEEDQEKERDVDKEVDPSALLIDTTMFDETNPIMEWLNEDEEDPILDGADAASAVFEKIRRLNSSKKDSYVGTKANKKKRKRNHDEENVYVETDSEDDDNENEYVDNESEDDDGVSEDDEDDQQDQQETQMQVEEETQVQVEKETQASIGNLETRRSGRLVRKKTKEVNSLYS; the protein is encoded by the exons ATGTTAAAAGATATAGCCAAGTTTCCTGAGGTTGATGTGATAGTCAAGAGTGCCAAGACAATCTGTAGGTTCTTGCATAAGCACAATAATCTACATGATAACATGAAGAAGAACATAGGTGGTGAACTAATTAGACCAAATGCCACCCGGTTTGGGACTGTCTTCATGTTCCTTGAGAGTTACCATTTGAAGAAAGATAAATTTAGGGAGTGGATGGTTTCTCAGGATTGGAAGGAGTGTCAGTGGAGCTATGAGCCTGGATACGTGTTTTCTGAAGAATGTTTGTCTAGTAATGTTTGGTGGAATGCACTAGAGTGGGTACTAGGTTCGTTAAGGCCACTTTATAAGGCCATGAGGTATGCTGATACGCAGAAACAATGCACTCTTTCTGGCTTCAAAAAAAGTATGATGCTCGCTATACAACGGATGGAAGCACATCTAGGCCCTACATCAAGGTTGTACCTTAGTTTCATGCGCAAGGTGTGCAAGAGGATAGATGCAATGGAAGAAGATACGTTTATGGTTGCAGCTGCCGTCCTTGATCCATATACACATTATAGCCTCAACCGTTGCAACCATACAAATTATGCTACTGCACTAACAGATGCGATAGCGAAGATATTAGATCCAAAGAGTGCTCTTTCAGCCATTGATGAAGTTAGTAAGTTTAGGGAGTGCCAAGGAAGGTTTGGGACCAGATTAGCACAAGAAGCTGCGGCGAGAATGGAGCCAA CCCAGTGGTGGTTTCAATTTGGAGGGGATGTTCCTGCATTGCAGAAGTGCGCAATGAGAATTTGCTCACAATGTGTCTCATCTAGTGGGTGTGAGAGGAACCGGAGCGCCTTTGCTTTGGTGCACACAAAGCCAAGAAATCGCCTTTTATATGACAAGCTCCACAAGCTAGTTTCTGTCCGCTACAACCTAAAG ATACGAGCTGAAGAAGAtcaagagaaagagagagatgtAGATAAAGAGGTTGATCCAAGTGCACTGCTGATAGATACAACAATGTTCGATGAGACAAATCCAATAATGGAGTGGCTGAATGAGGATGAAGAGGATCCAATTTTGGATGGAGCCGATGCGGCCAGTGCTGTTTTTGAGAAAATAAGGCGCCTCAACTCAAGCAAGAAGGATTCTTATGTTGGTACAAAGGCTaataagaagaaaagaaagaggaATCATGATGAGGAGAATGTGTATGTCGAAACTGACAGTGAGGATGACGACAACGAGAATGAATATGTTGATAATGAGAGTGAGGATGATGATGGGGTGAGTGAGGATGATGAGGATGATCAACAAGATCAGCAAGAAACACAAATGCAAGTGGAAGAAGAGACACAAGTACAAGTTGAAAAGGAGACACAAGCAAGCATTGGCAATTTGGAGACTCGTAGATCTGGACGACTTGTTAGGAAGAAGACCAAGGAAGTCAACAGCCTCTACTCGTAG